In a single window of the Desertifilum tharense IPPAS B-1220 genome:
- a CDS encoding ABC transporter ATP-binding protein, producing MSLERPAITLTHVRKAYANGTVALQDMSLTIQESQFVSLVGPSGCGKSTVLRLMAGLGTLSSGSIEWGEHQSQRQLAFVFQDAALMPWATVLDNVLLPLKLAGQPRSKALPTVREALHLVGLDRFAQSYPRELSGGMKMRASIARALVTQPSVLLMDEPFGALDEITRSKLNGDVLELWSQKQWTVVFVTHNIYEAVYLSNRVIVMAARPGRVVADIAIDAPYPRTEEFRTSALYNEYCREVQDRLSEAMEVKQSTPVYSQVSPRPSI from the coding sequence ATGAGTCTAGAACGACCCGCCATTACCTTGACCCATGTCCGCAAAGCCTATGCGAATGGGACGGTTGCCTTACAAGACATGAGTCTGACCATTCAAGAGTCGCAATTTGTTAGCTTAGTGGGGCCTTCCGGATGCGGTAAAAGTACCGTTTTGCGGCTAATGGCAGGTTTGGGAACCCTTAGTTCTGGGTCAATTGAGTGGGGGGAACATCAGTCGCAACGCCAGCTAGCCTTTGTGTTTCAAGATGCGGCCTTAATGCCTTGGGCAACGGTTCTCGATAATGTTTTGCTACCGTTAAAGCTAGCGGGACAACCGAGAAGCAAAGCCTTGCCCACAGTGCGCGAAGCCTTGCATTTGGTCGGGTTAGATCGCTTTGCCCAATCTTACCCCCGCGAACTGTCCGGGGGAATGAAAATGCGGGCTTCAATTGCGCGGGCGTTGGTGACGCAACCTAGCGTTCTGTTGATGGATGAACCGTTTGGGGCGTTGGATGAAATTACCCGCAGCAAACTCAATGGCGATGTGTTGGAGTTGTGGAGTCAGAAACAGTGGACTGTGGTGTTTGTGACTCACAATATTTATGAGGCGGTGTATTTATCCAATCGGGTGATTGTAATGGCTGCCCGTCCGGGACGAGTGGTTGCGGATATTGCCATTGATGCGCCCTATCCCAGAACAGAGGAGTTTCGGACTTCTGCCTTGTATAACGAATATTGTCGCGAAGTCCAGGATCGCTTATCCGAAGCGATGGAGGTGAAGCAGTCAACCCCAGTTTATTCTCAGGTTTCGCCTAGGCCGTCAATTTAA
- a CDS encoding DUF2243 domain-containing protein: MAIDSTVQKTPAMVLRGIRQLRIAAFLLGFGLGGFIDAIALHMILQWHHIISNLVPMDTLAGLQINVWGDGIFSAGMWLITVIGLGLLWNALKQNPILPLSTQAFIGWIVVGWGGFNTFDSIVFHAILKLHHIRQVPNFLVYDISFFILGLLLIAIGFWLTREKSSGVS, translated from the coding sequence ATGGCGATCGATTCAACCGTTCAAAAAACCCCAGCGATGGTACTCAGAGGTATTAGACAACTGAGAATTGCCGCTTTTTTACTCGGTTTTGGTTTGGGCGGATTTATCGATGCGATCGCCCTCCACATGATTTTGCAGTGGCATCACATCATCTCCAACCTTGTCCCAATGGACACGTTGGCGGGCCTGCAAATTAACGTTTGGGGCGATGGCATCTTTAGCGCAGGAATGTGGCTGATTACCGTTATCGGTTTAGGGCTACTTTGGAATGCACTCAAACAAAATCCTATCCTTCCCCTATCCACACAAGCATTTATTGGTTGGATCGTTGTCGGATGGGGCGGTTTTAATACCTTTGATAGTATTGTTTTTCATGCCATACTCAAGCTGCATCACATCCGGCAAGTGCCTAACTTCCTGGTGTACGACATTAGCTTCTTCATCCTGGGATTATTGTTAATTGCGATCGGATTTTGGTTAACGCGAGAAAAATCATCTGGAGTCAGTTAA
- a CDS encoding FAD-binding oxidoreductase — protein sequence MTLTPNRLTNWDSFIAELNGIETIQDPNQVAKLSQDYYTFSPVLVPQLTGKVGDLVVRPANEAEVVQVAAVCAKYRVPVTIRGAGTGNYGQCVPLEGGVILDMTRLQGIPWVKPGVVRVEAGVKLAQLDKKTREIGWEIRMAPSTYRTATIGGFIAGGSGGIGSITYGQLRDRGNLLAVRVVTLEEEPRVLELRGDDVQKVNHAYGTNGIITELEIPLGPAYPWVEAIAAFPDFMSSAHFGQALGDADGLIKKLISLHADPIPTYFTALRPYIPEGSHIALLIVAEGSLEGVQALVKEYGGTITYTKSAQDAGKGFNLAEFTWNHTTLHARNVDPNLTYLQSLFPPEKDLATLEHMYHHFGDEVMMHVEFLRMGGRAVPAALQVIRFTTEERLNEIIRYHEERGIFIPNPHTYILEDGGRKAIDPVQLAFKQEVDPYGLLNPGKMRAWLEREV from the coding sequence ATGACCTTAACACCAAACCGCTTGACTAATTGGGATAGCTTTATTGCTGAACTGAATGGAATTGAAACGATCCAAGACCCGAACCAGGTTGCTAAACTCTCTCAGGATTACTATACCTTCAGTCCTGTTTTAGTTCCCCAACTGACGGGGAAAGTGGGAGATTTGGTGGTTCGTCCGGCGAACGAGGCGGAAGTGGTGCAGGTGGCGGCGGTTTGCGCCAAGTATCGGGTTCCTGTTACTATTCGCGGCGCAGGAACGGGGAATTATGGCCAATGCGTCCCTCTCGAAGGGGGCGTAATTCTCGATATGACGCGCTTACAGGGGATTCCTTGGGTGAAACCGGGAGTGGTTCGCGTGGAGGCGGGGGTGAAGTTGGCGCAACTCGATAAGAAAACCCGCGAAATTGGGTGGGAAATTCGCATGGCCCCTTCTACCTACCGGACTGCAACTATTGGCGGCTTTATTGCGGGGGGTAGCGGGGGAATTGGTTCAATTACCTATGGGCAATTGCGCGATCGCGGCAACCTGCTAGCTGTTCGCGTTGTTACCTTAGAAGAGGAACCTCGCGTTCTGGAATTGCGCGGCGATGATGTGCAAAAGGTTAACCACGCCTACGGCACCAATGGCATTATCACCGAACTGGAAATTCCTCTCGGCCCGGCTTATCCTTGGGTAGAAGCGATCGCAGCGTTCCCAGACTTTATGAGTTCGGCGCATTTTGGGCAAGCGTTAGGCGATGCGGATGGTTTAATTAAAAAGCTGATTAGTCTCCACGCCGATCCGATTCCCACCTACTTTACCGCGTTGCGCCCCTATATTCCCGAAGGCAGTCATATCGCTTTGTTAATTGTTGCCGAAGGCAGTTTAGAAGGGGTACAAGCTTTAGTCAAAGAGTATGGCGGAACGATTACTTATACTAAATCTGCCCAGGATGCCGGGAAAGGCTTTAATTTAGCGGAGTTTACCTGGAACCATACCACCCTGCACGCCCGCAATGTAGACCCGAATTTAACCTATCTGCAAAGTCTGTTTCCCCCAGAAAAAGATTTAGCCACCTTAGAACACATGTATCATCATTTTGGCGATGAGGTGATGATGCACGTTGAGTTCCTGCGGATGGGAGGAAGGGCGGTTCCGGCGGCGTTACAGGTGATTCGGTTTACCACGGAGGAACGGTTAAACGAAATTATCCGCTATCACGAAGAACGCGGCATTTTTATCCCCAATCCCCATACTTATATCTTGGAAGATGGGGGACGAAAAGCCATCGACCCGGTACAACTTGCTTTTAAACAAGAAGTCGATCCCTATGGTTTGCTGAATCCGGGTAAAATGCGGGCTTGGTTAGAACGAGAAGTTTAA
- a CDS encoding ABC transporter substrate-binding protein, translating into MQDFTPSLSRRKLLKYGAIALGTSIVTACNGNPTATNSSPSPNGSLDRVTYGTNWYAQAEHGGFYQAVATGIYRDHGLDVTIRMGGPQVNGTQLLMGGAVDFFMGYGSDALKAIQENIPKVTVAAIFQKDPQVLIAHPDVGVSSLEDLRGKPILVSAAANTTYWPFLQAEFGFTDDQKRPYNFNLGPFLADKGVAQQGYLSSEPYKIQKEAGFEPVVILLADQGYTPYSTTIETRQEVVANNPDLVQRFVDASIKGWYSYLDNPEPGNQLIKQDNPEMTDDVLANGLAKLKEYGIVLSGEAQSQGIGAMTDERWQSFFDIMAQAGVLPQNLDYRQAYTLQFVNKGVDYYKS; encoded by the coding sequence ATGCAGGACTTTACCCCTTCTCTAAGTCGTCGCAAACTCTTAAAGTATGGCGCGATCGCACTCGGTACCAGTATCGTCACCGCCTGTAATGGCAACCCCACCGCAACCAACTCTTCCCCGTCTCCTAACGGTAGCTTAGATCGCGTGACCTATGGGACCAACTGGTACGCCCAAGCCGAACATGGTGGATTTTATCAAGCGGTTGCCACAGGCATCTATCGAGACCACGGTTTAGATGTCACCATCCGCATGGGAGGGCCCCAAGTCAACGGCACGCAACTGTTAATGGGAGGGGCGGTAGACTTCTTTATGGGTTATGGTTCCGACGCCCTAAAAGCCATTCAAGAGAATATCCCCAAAGTCACCGTCGCCGCTATTTTCCAAAAAGATCCGCAAGTTTTAATTGCCCATCCCGATGTCGGCGTCTCCAGCCTAGAAGACTTGCGAGGCAAACCCATCTTAGTCTCAGCCGCAGCCAACACCACCTACTGGCCCTTCTTGCAAGCAGAATTTGGCTTTACCGACGACCAAAAACGCCCCTATAACTTTAACCTCGGCCCCTTCTTAGCCGATAAAGGCGTTGCCCAACAAGGTTATCTCTCCTCAGAACCTTACAAAATTCAGAAAGAAGCCGGATTTGAACCCGTCGTTATTCTACTGGCAGACCAAGGCTATACACCCTACTCCACCACCATTGAAACCCGTCAAGAAGTGGTCGCGAACAACCCCGACTTAGTACAGCGCTTTGTCGATGCCTCCATTAAAGGCTGGTATAGCTATCTCGACAATCCCGAACCGGGCAATCAACTGATTAAACAAGATAACCCAGAAATGACCGATGATGTCTTAGCCAATGGTTTAGCCAAACTCAAAGAATACGGCATCGTTTTGTCCGGAGAAGCCCAAAGCCAAGGGATCGGGGCAATGACTGACGAACGCTGGCAATCTTTCTTTGACATTATGGCCCAGGCGGGCGTCCTTCCCCAAAACTTAGACTATCGCCAAGCTTACACCCTGCAATTTGTGAACAAAGGCGTCGATTACTACAAAAGTTAG
- a CDS encoding ABC transporter permease — MDAEQKTWETENLPKPLGVWVKRLDKLRSPDVLAPLAVGLLVLLIWDLGVRISGIPPYLLPGPILVLQTLVRDWGTLFPALLITLQITLTAFIAAAVSGLLIAILFTQSKWIERSFFPYAVILQTTPIVAIAPLIIIWLKNNTFAALVVCAWIVALFPIISNTTLGLNSIDHNLSNLFQLYRASRWQTLLYLRLPAAMPYFLGGLRISGGLALIGAVVAEFVAGTGGARSGLAYQILMASYNLQIPRMFAALLMTTGLGVAIFALLTALSDFLLKNWHESAVKREN, encoded by the coding sequence ATGGATGCTGAACAAAAGACGTGGGAAACGGAGAATCTCCCCAAGCCGCTAGGGGTGTGGGTCAAACGCCTGGATAAATTGCGATCGCCAGATGTCCTTGCCCCTTTAGCGGTCGGACTTTTGGTATTGTTGATTTGGGATTTGGGCGTTCGCATCAGTGGCATTCCCCCTTATTTGCTGCCCGGCCCGATTTTGGTCTTGCAAACCCTGGTTAGAGATTGGGGAACGCTATTTCCGGCGTTGTTAATTACCCTGCAAATTACCCTCACTGCCTTTATCGCGGCGGCGGTTTCAGGGTTATTGATTGCGATTTTATTTACCCAAAGCAAGTGGATCGAACGCAGTTTCTTTCCCTATGCGGTGATTTTACAGACAACGCCGATTGTGGCGATCGCGCCTTTGATCATTATCTGGCTCAAAAATAACACCTTTGCGGCCTTGGTCGTCTGTGCCTGGATTGTCGCCCTATTCCCAATCATCTCCAATACCACCCTCGGATTAAACAGCATCGATCATAATCTTTCCAACCTGTTTCAACTCTATCGGGCCTCTCGATGGCAAACTCTCCTGTACTTGCGCCTCCCGGCAGCGATGCCTTACTTTTTAGGCGGGTTAAGAATTAGCGGCGGTTTGGCGTTAATTGGGGCAGTGGTTGCGGAATTTGTCGCCGGAACGGGTGGGGCGAGATCGGGTTTAGCCTATCAGATTTTGATGGCCAGTTATAACTTACAAATTCCCCGGATGTTTGCCGCTTTGTTGATGACAACGGGCTTAGGCGTGGCGATTTTTGCCCTGTTAACGGCGCTATCAGATTTCTTGCTGAAAAATTGGCACGAAAGCGCAGTCAAACGGGAAAACTAA
- a CDS encoding adenylate/guanylate cyclase domain-containing protein — protein MIFNALSRRVTQISQTVSLRTLLAALFVLQVVIGVGVAEWLSFQNGQKAANQIARQWLTEVSERVESNLNTFLATPPLVNQLSANAIVRENLDVRNLRTLETLLWQNLLSFDAVNAIAFGNATGEYTALTRMVSPEGELTYTIERADADTNGQLIRETIDAQEQIFERINLATYYDTRQLPWFQAAIWARRPVWSPVFLKFNGTRIAPAIAAVQPVHRPNFTLQGVAAIFLNLQDISTFLQRLPLSQSGEIFILEPTGELIATSSEEDLLVREVRNTRRRFAAESQNPVIQTVANTIGNLQTLQTSRQLQFKLGRDRYFVQLTPYGDPRGLNWLVGVAVPESDFLGPLQTYKQTALQVALVAIAIAIIVGTLTASWIAQPIQQLSQAALLLPQGTHLSLPAVRTIEVRRLVKAFNQMARQLQQSFNELEVRVEERTAQLRDANQLLTSEVLERQRSEQTLRQTEAMNRSLLQAIPDLMMRVREDGIFLDFWPSKRIESVVETHLVVGKSVFEVLPKEVAQGRLEAVQRAIASGETQYHEYQIEFPGEIRYEESRIVPCGKDQALVMVRDITDRKHAEEALRLSEEKYSKAFLSSPEYVTMSTVCDGRYIEANDSFLQAFGYTRAEVIGQNALDLGIWVQPEHRLQMRQLLETQGFIRNVEANFRRKSGEVLIVLISAEIIELGREACVLAVMQDITERKQAEMALQYRLEIEHLVTTISANFINQPPEQVDEAIAIALQAISEFTQVDRSYVIAWSGETQLEASALRKTHQWQIPDSPLPQELANRWHESELDWALTQLKRLEILHIPQVAELPPEAKRFQECLQSQGIQSLIWVPMICESKNTGFLGFETVRSPHHWADEDRALLQIVAEILTNALTRKQAQEALQQFAQREALLNRLASAIRNSLDLEMILETAVHEMRQLLGGESRSNRAFFAWFRSNELQPYWEVVKESKTEGLRSFVGCYPFFITTENPEIFLENLSIYLNILRVNDISQIGDPVAQRFYQDLGFQALLSVSIHTHSGQIGSIGFVECDRTRTWSSSEMELLQAVADQLAIAISQAELYEEARSAQAQSERLLLNILPEAIAERLKQEEHNIADSFEEATVLFSDIVGFTQISARISPTELVKLLNEIFSTFDRLAEKHGLEKIKTIGDAYMVVGGIPNRQRDSAAAVAQMALDMQTAIQRFKQDNGEPFSIRIGINTGPVVAGVIGLRKFIYDLWGDTVNVASRMESQALPGSIQVTEIIYQRLRDRFHFEKRGTIPIKGRGEMVTYLLKGRLDSTY, from the coding sequence ATGATTTTCAATGCCCTTTCCCGTCGCGTTACTCAAATTTCGCAAACGGTGAGTTTACGCACGTTGCTAGCCGCCCTGTTTGTCCTCCAAGTGGTGATTGGCGTGGGGGTAGCGGAATGGCTATCCTTTCAGAATGGGCAAAAAGCGGCGAATCAGATTGCGCGCCAGTGGTTGACAGAAGTTAGCGAACGGGTGGAGTCCAATTTAAATACCTTTTTAGCAACGCCGCCGCTGGTTAATCAACTCAGTGCCAATGCGATCGTGCGCGAGAATTTGGATGTGCGGAATCTTCGCACCCTAGAGACGCTATTGTGGCAAAATTTACTCTCGTTTGATGCGGTGAATGCGATCGCCTTTGGGAACGCAACTGGCGAATATACCGCCCTGACTCGCATGGTTTCCCCGGAAGGAGAACTCACCTACACCATTGAACGGGCAGATGCCGATACCAACGGGCAACTGATTCGCGAAACCATTGACGCCCAAGAACAAATCTTTGAGCGGATCAACCTCGCTACCTACTACGATACGCGCCAATTGCCGTGGTTTCAAGCCGCCATTTGGGCCCGCAGGCCTGTGTGGAGTCCTGTATTTCTGAAATTTAATGGCACCCGGATCGCGCCAGCGATCGCAGCAGTGCAACCCGTCCATCGCCCCAACTTTACCTTGCAAGGGGTAGCGGCGATTTTTCTGAATCTGCAAGACATCAGCACCTTTTTACAGCGCCTTCCCCTGAGTCAGTCGGGGGAAATTTTTATTTTAGAACCCACAGGCGAACTGATTGCCACCTCCTCCGAAGAAGACTTGCTGGTGAGAGAGGTGAGAAATACGCGGCGCAGATTTGCGGCGGAAAGTCAAAATCCGGTGATTCAAACCGTTGCCAACACGATCGGCAATCTTCAGACCCTGCAAACCAGCCGCCAGTTACAATTTAAACTGGGGCGCGATCGCTATTTTGTGCAGCTAACCCCCTATGGCGATCCGCGCGGTTTGAATTGGTTGGTAGGCGTCGCCGTCCCAGAAAGCGACTTTTTGGGGCCGCTGCAAACCTATAAGCAAACCGCCTTGCAAGTGGCGCTGGTGGCGATCGCGATCGCGATTATTGTGGGTACCCTAACCGCCAGTTGGATCGCCCAACCCATTCAACAACTCAGCCAAGCGGCCCTGCTTTTACCCCAAGGCACCCATCTAAGTTTACCCGCAGTCCGAACCATTGAAGTTCGCCGCCTGGTGAAAGCCTTCAACCAAATGGCCCGCCAACTGCAACAATCGTTTAATGAATTAGAAGTCCGAGTCGAAGAACGTACCGCCCAACTGCGCGACGCCAACCAACTCCTAACCAGTGAAGTTCTCGAACGTCAGCGTTCCGAACAAACCTTGCGCCAAACCGAGGCCATGAATCGGAGTTTACTGCAAGCGATTCCCGATTTAATGATGCGCGTGCGCGAGGATGGGATTTTTTTGGACTTTTGGCCCTCCAAGCGGATTGAATCGGTGGTAGAAACGCATCTAGTGGTCGGTAAAAGCGTGTTTGAGGTGTTGCCCAAGGAGGTGGCCCAAGGGCGACTCGAAGCGGTGCAAAGGGCGATCGCCTCCGGAGAAACCCAATACCATGAATATCAGATTGAGTTTCCTGGAGAAATCCGCTACGAGGAGTCGCGCATTGTCCCCTGCGGCAAAGATCAAGCCCTGGTGATGGTTCGCGACATTACCGATCGCAAACATGCTGAGGAAGCCTTGCGTTTATCGGAAGAAAAGTATTCTAAGGCGTTTCTGTCTTCTCCGGAATACGTCACGATGAGTACGGTTTGCGATGGGCGCTACATTGAGGCCAATGATAGCTTTTTACAAGCCTTTGGCTATACCCGCGCTGAAGTTATCGGTCAAAACGCCCTAGATTTAGGCATTTGGGTGCAACCCGAACATCGCTTGCAGATGCGTCAGTTGCTAGAAACGCAAGGTTTTATAAGAAATGTGGAAGCCAACTTTCGGCGTAAATCGGGGGAGGTGTTAATTGTTTTAATTTCGGCGGAGATTATTGAGTTGGGGCGCGAAGCCTGCGTTCTGGCGGTGATGCAAGATATTACCGAACGCAAGCAAGCGGAAATGGCGTTGCAATATCGCCTGGAAATTGAGCATTTAGTCACGACGATTTCGGCTAATTTTATCAATCAGCCCCCCGAACAGGTGGATGAGGCGATCGCGATCGCGTTGCAAGCCATTAGCGAATTTACTCAAGTCGATCGTAGTTATGTTATCGCTTGGTCTGGGGAAACTCAACTTGAAGCCAGCGCCCTCAGAAAAACGCACCAATGGCAAATCCCTGATTCTCCCCTACCGCAGGAGTTGGCGAACCGCTGGCATGAATCGGAGTTAGACTGGGCGCTAACCCAACTGAAGCGTTTAGAAATTCTCCATATTCCCCAAGTAGCAGAATTACCCCCAGAGGCGAAACGCTTTCAAGAGTGTTTGCAAAGTCAGGGAATTCAATCGCTGATTTGGGTTCCGATGATTTGCGAGAGTAAAAATACCGGCTTTTTGGGATTTGAGACGGTGCGATCGCCCCATCATTGGGCAGATGAAGACCGGGCTTTATTACAAATTGTCGCCGAAATTCTCACCAATGCCCTCACCCGCAAGCAAGCCCAAGAAGCCTTACAGCAATTTGCCCAACGCGAGGCGCTTTTGAACCGTTTGGCAAGTGCGATTCGCAATTCTCTAGATTTGGAGATGATTTTGGAGACGGCGGTTCATGAAATGCGCCAGCTTTTAGGCGGGGAGTCTCGTAGCAATCGCGCTTTCTTTGCTTGGTTCCGTTCCAATGAGTTACAACCCTATTGGGAAGTGGTTAAGGAGTCAAAAACGGAGGGTTTGCGGAGTTTTGTGGGCTGCTATCCGTTTTTTATCACGACGGAGAACCCAGAGATTTTCTTAGAAAATCTTTCCATCTATTTAAACATTCTGCGGGTGAATGATATTAGTCAGATTGGCGATCCAGTCGCCCAACGCTTTTATCAAGATTTGGGATTTCAGGCGTTACTCAGCGTTTCCATTCACACCCATTCTGGGCAAATTGGATCGATTGGGTTTGTAGAATGCGATCGCACTCGGACTTGGAGTAGCAGCGAGATGGAATTGTTGCAAGCTGTCGCCGATCAATTGGCGATCGCCATTTCCCAAGCCGAACTCTACGAAGAAGCCCGTTCTGCCCAAGCCCAATCGGAACGCCTGCTATTAAACATCTTACCGGAAGCGATCGCCGAACGCCTCAAACAAGAGGAACATAATATTGCGGATAGTTTTGAAGAAGCGACGGTTTTATTTTCTGATATTGTCGGGTTTACTCAAATCTCGGCCCGGATTTCTCCTACGGAATTGGTTAAACTTTTAAATGAGATTTTCTCGACGTTCGATCGGCTTGCAGAAAAGCATGGTTTAGAGAAAATTAAAACCATTGGCGATGCTTATATGGTGGTGGGTGGAATTCCTAACCGCCAGCGAGATAGCGCCGCCGCCGTGGCCCAAATGGCCTTAGATATGCAAACCGCCATTCAAAGGTTTAAACAAGATAATGGCGAACCTTTTTCAATTCGGATTGGCATTAATACCGGCCCCGTGGTGGCTGGAGTGATTGGTCTGAGAAAATTTATTTACGATCTCTGGGGAGATACCGTCAATGTTGCTTCGCGGATGGAATCTCAAGCCTTACCAGGAAGCATTCAAGTGACTGAAATTATCTACCAGCGTTTGCGCGATCGCTTCCACTTTGAAAAGCGCGGAACCATTCCGATTAAAGGGCGCGGTGAAATGGTGACATACCTCCTCAAAGGTAGACTCGATTCAACTTATTAA
- a CDS encoding cytosine deaminase, translating to MVFNPQSYWITNAHVAVSLLASLDGLETVPRTREDLLLVDLEICQGKIAQIVPQGDRAAAPSYNLRGGQVWPCFVDMHTHLDKGHIWPRSPNLDGTFETALNIVPQDSSKNWDFEDTYRRFEFGLKCSYAQGTKAIRTHIDSAGPQVPASWEVFKTLKQEWQDKIDLQGVTIMPLDIFLTPEGEQLADRVTEAGGMLGGVTLMNPDLDAQLDRVFSLAKERQLDLDFHVDESLNPDDISLRHVAAATLRHNFPGRVTCDHCCSLSVQDPQTVAKTIELVKEAEIAIVSLPMCNLYLQDRQSAETPRLRGVTLVRELKAAGVPVIFASDNCRDPFYGFGDHDMLEVFTQSVRIAHLDIPYGDWPQAVTLTPARVMDLPEVGQIGVGLPADLVLFKGRNYSELLARSQHDRIVLRNGQPIDTTLPEYAELDDLMVKEKKGVGS from the coding sequence ATGGTTTTCAATCCTCAAAGTTACTGGATTACTAACGCCCATGTTGCCGTCTCTTTGCTAGCTAGCTTAGATGGCTTAGAAACTGTTCCCCGGACGCGAGAAGATTTACTTTTAGTCGATTTAGAAATTTGCCAGGGGAAGATTGCCCAGATTGTTCCCCAGGGCGATCGCGCTGCCGCCCCAAGCTACAATTTACGCGGCGGCCAAGTGTGGCCCTGTTTTGTGGATATGCATACCCATCTCGATAAAGGACATATCTGGCCGCGATCGCCTAATCTAGATGGGACGTTTGAAACTGCCCTGAACATCGTTCCCCAAGATTCTAGTAAAAATTGGGATTTTGAAGATACCTATCGCCGTTTTGAGTTTGGCTTAAAGTGCAGCTACGCCCAAGGGACAAAAGCCATTAGAACCCATATTGACTCAGCCGGGCCGCAAGTTCCCGCTAGTTGGGAAGTCTTTAAGACCTTAAAACAAGAATGGCAAGATAAAATTGACCTGCAAGGGGTGACAATTATGCCCCTAGATATCTTTTTAACCCCAGAAGGCGAACAATTAGCCGATCGCGTCACCGAAGCGGGTGGAATGCTAGGCGGCGTTACCCTGATGAACCCGGATCTTGACGCCCAACTCGATCGCGTTTTTAGCCTCGCCAAAGAACGCCAACTCGACTTAGATTTTCACGTTGATGAAAGCCTGAATCCCGATGATATTAGCCTGCGCCATGTCGCCGCCGCCACCTTGCGCCATAACTTCCCCGGTCGGGTAACGTGCGATCATTGCTGTAGCTTATCGGTGCAAGATCCCCAAACGGTTGCGAAAACGATTGAACTGGTGAAAGAAGCCGAAATTGCGATCGTTAGCCTACCAATGTGCAACCTCTACTTACAAGATCGCCAATCTGCTGAAACTCCCAGGTTGCGCGGCGTTACCCTGGTTCGCGAGTTGAAAGCGGCGGGCGTTCCGGTGATTTTTGCTAGCGATAACTGTCGCGATCCGTTCTATGGTTTTGGCGATCACGATATGCTAGAAGTCTTTACCCAGTCGGTTCGCATCGCCCATTTAGATATCCCCTACGGCGACTGGCCCCAAGCCGTAACGCTGACACCTGCAAGGGTGATGGACCTTCCCGAAGTGGGTCAAATTGGCGTCGGATTACCCGCAGACTTAGTGTTATTTAAAGGTCGGAACTATAGCGAACTCTTAGCGCGATCGCAACACGACCGAATTGTCCTCAGAAACGGTCAACCCATCGACACAACCCTTCCTGAGTATGCCGAACTTGATGATTTGATGGTAAAGGAGAAGAAGGGAGTTGGGAGTTAG